The Macaca fascicularis isolate 582-1 chromosome 11, T2T-MFA8v1.1 genome includes a region encoding these proteins:
- the MLXIP gene encoding MLX-interacting protein isoform X3, producing MSEDHVRGSGRQEGPCPAGTQASGMLSGKLVSPKWKNFKGLKLQWRDKIRLNNAIWRAWYMQYLEKRKNPVCHFVTPLDGSVDVDEHRRPEAITTEGKYWKSRIEIVIREYHKWRTYFKKRLQQHKDEDLSSLVQDDDMLYWHKHGDGWKTPVPMEEDPLLDTDMLMSEFSDTLFSTLSSHQPVAWPNPREIAHLGNADMIQPGLIPLQPNLDFMDTFEPFQDLFSSSRSIFGSMLPASASAPVPDPNNPPAQESVLQTTALPTVSLPDSLIAPPTAPPLAHVDGQSCEHTSRAEDPFIQPTDFGPSEPPLSVPQPFLPVFTMPLLSPSPAPPPVSPVLPLVPPPATALNPPAPPTFHQPQKFAGVSKVPSVITHTASATLTHDASATTFSQSQGLVITTHHPAPSAAPCGLALSPVPRPPQPRLTFVHPKPVSLTGGRPKQPHKIVPAPKPEPVSLVLKNTCIAPAAFSGQPQAVIMTSGPLKREGMLASTVSQSNVVIAPAAIARAPGVPEFHSSILVTDLGHGTNSPPAPISRLFPSTAQDPLGKGEQVQLHGGSPQVTVTGPSRDCPNSGQASPCASEQSPSPQSPQNNCSGKSDPKNVAALKQNRQMKHISAEQKRRFNIKMCFDMLNSLISNNSKLTSHAITLQKTVEYITKLQQERGQMQEEARRLREEIEELNATIISCQQLLPATGVPVTRRQFDHMRDMFDEYVKSRTLQNWKFWIFSIIIKPLFESFKGMVSTSSLEELHRTALSWLDQHCSLPILRPMVLNTLRQLSTSTSILTDPAQLPEQASKAVTRIGKRLGES from the exons ATGAGTGAGGACCATGTCAGAGgctctgggaggcaggaggggccCTGCCCTGCAGGCACTCAGGCCAGTGGGATGCTCAG TGGGAAGTTGGTGTCTCCAAAGTGGAAGAATTTCAAGGGCCTGAAGCTACAGTGGAGAGACAAGATCCGGCTCAATAATGCCATCTGGCGGGCCTGGTACATGCAGT ATCTGGAGAAGCGCAAGAATCCTGTGTGCCACTTTGTGACGCCCCTAGACGGCTCTGTGGACGTAGATGAGCACCGCCGGCCGGAG GCCATCACCACGGAAGGGAAGTACTGGAAGAGCCGCATCGAGATTGTGATCCGGGAGTATCACAAGTGGAGAACCTACTTCAAGAAAAGG CTACAGCAGCACAAGGATGAGGACCTCTCCAGCCTGGTCCAG GACGATGACATGCTATATTGGCACAAGCACGGGGATGGATGGAAGACCCCCGTCCCCATGGAGGAGGACCCCCTGCTGGACACAGACATGCTCATGTCGGAATTCAGCGATACCCTCTTCTCCACGCTTTCTTCACACCAGCCGGTGGCCTGGCCCAATCCCCGGGAAATAG CACATCTGGGAAATGCAGACATGATCCAGCCGGGACTGATTCCTTTGCAGCCTAACCTGGACTTCATGGACACCTTCGAGCCTTTCCAGG ACCTCTTCTCTTCTAGCCGCTCCATTTTTGGCTCCATGCTACCTGCATCTGCCTCAGCACCTGTACCAGATCCCAACAACCCACCTGCACAG gaGAGCGTCCTGCAGACCACCGCCCTCCCCACTGTGAGCCTGCCTGACAGCCTCATCGCGCCCCCCACCGCCCCGCCCCTGGCTCACGTGGACGGGCAGAGCTGTGAACACACCTCCCGGGCTGAGGACCCGTTTATCCAGCCCACGGACTTCGGTCCCTCAGAGCCACCACTGAGTGTCCCACAGCCCTTCCTCCCCGTCTTCACCATGCCCCTGCTGTCTCCCAGCCCCGCTCCACCACCTGTCTCCCCCGTGTTACCGTTAGTTCCTCCTCCTGCCACTGCCCTGAACCCCCCAGCTCCACCCACCTTCCACCAGCCACAGAAGTTTGCTGGAGTGAGCAAAGTGCCGTCTGTCATCACCCACACGGCCTCCGCCACCCTCACCCATGACGCCTCTGCCACCACCTTCAGCCAGAGTCAGGGCCTTGTGATCACCACCCATCACCCTGCCCCATCAGCGGCCCCCTGTGGACTGGCACTGTCTCCTGTCCCCCGGCCTCCTCAGCCACGGTTAACTTTTGTGCACCCCAAACCTGTATCCTTGACTGGGGGCAGGCCTAAGCAGCCCCACAAAATAGTGCCTGCTCCCAAACCAGAGCCCGTGTCCTTGGTGTTGAAGAACACCTGCATCGCCCCAG CTGCCTTTTCAGGACAACCACAAGCGGTGATCATGACGTCAGGGCCTCTGAAGAGAGAAGGGATGTTGGCCTCCACGGTGTCCCAGTCCAACGTGGTCATCGCACCTGCTGCCATCGCCAGG GCTCCTGGGGTCCCGGAGTTCCACAGCAGCATCCTGGTGACAGATCTCGGCCATGGCACGAACAGCCCGCCTGCCCCCATCTCCCGGCTCTTCCCGAGCACAGCGCAAGACCCCCTGGGGAAGGGCGAGCAGGTCCAGCTGCATGGGGGCAGCCCCCAGGTCACTGTCACAGGGCCCA GTCGGGACTGCCCAAACTCAGGGCAGGCCTCTCCATGTGCATCGGAGCAGAGCCCCAGTCCTCAGTCTCCCCAGAACAACTGCTCAGGGAAATCCGACCCCAAAAATGTGGCTGCACTAAAG CAGAACCGGCAGATGAAGCACATCTCAGCTGAGCAGAAAAGGCGCTTCAACATCAAGATGTGCTTCGACATGCTCAACAGCCTCATCTCCAACAATTCCAAGCTG ACCAGTCACGCCATCACACTGCAGAAGACCGTGGAGTACATCACCAAGCTGCAGCAGGAGAGGGGCCAGATGCAGGAGGAGGCCCGGCGGCTTCGGGAGGAGATCGAGGAGCTCAATGCCACCATCAT CTCCTGCCAGCAGCTGCTCCCTGCCACGGGAGTCCCCGTCACCCGGCGCCAGTTTGATCACATGAGAGACATGTTTGACGAATACGTGAAAAGCCGGACCTTGCAGAATTGGAAGTTCTGGATT TTCAGCATAATTATCAAGCCGCTGTTTGAGTCATTCAAGGGCATGGTGTCCACCAGCAGCCTGGAGGAGCTGCACCGGACGGCGCTGTCCTGGCTGGACCAGCACTGCTCCCTGCCCATCCTCAGGCCAA